The Gemmatimonadaceae bacterium genome contains the following window.
CACGGGGTTGTTCTTGGTGCGGCGCGACAGGACCTGGATGACGCGGCGGATCTCCTCGTCGCGGCCAATGACCGGATCGAGCTTGCCGCGACGCGCCGCGTCGGTAAGATCGCGTGTGTAGCGCTGCAACGCCTGATACTGGTTCTCCGGACTCTGGTCGGTCACGCGGTGCGTGCCGCGCACCGCGGCCAGCGCCGCGAGCAGTGCGGCTCGCGTGGCACCGGCGGCATTGAGAATGCGCTTGCTCTCGGTACTCTTGGCGTCGGAGAGCGCCACCAGCAGATGCTCGGTGGACACGTATTCGTCGCCGAGCGCCTTGGCTTCGTCCTCCGCCTTGTCGAACACGCTGCTCAACTCGCGCGACACGTTGGGCTGCGCGTCGCTCTGCTTGGGCAGGCGGCCGATCTCCTGCGCGGCCTGTTCGCGGATGGCGGTCACGTTGGCGCCGAGTTTCTGCAGGACGGGCACCACGATTCCCTCATCCTGTGCGAGCAGCGCGATGAGAACGTGCAGATCATACACCACCGGATTGCCCGCCCGTCGCGCATCGGCAACGGCGCTGTTCAATGCTTCGGCGGCTTTGACGGTCAGTCTATCTGGATTGATCATGGCGTGGCGTTCTCCGATGGGGCACCCACATGGCGTGCCACCGAAATCTGATCGCAATCCCGGTGCCGGGTGAACCCGCCATAGAGGCGGGATTTCCCGGGGGGCGTCCGCCAGAGTCGCCGATAGCTGCCGACAGGGCGGACCGCCACGGGCAGAGCCGGCCCGGAATGCAGAAGCGCCCCGGCAGCCGCCGGGGCGCTTCCAAAAACAGAATCGAACTGCAGGACTCATTTCGCGACGAACATCTTCCTCACGAGACGGTCCCCATCAATCACGAGCTCATAGACGTACAGGCCGGACGGGACTTCCGTGTTCGTGTTCATGATCTTCCCGTCCCAGTACGCCGTGTACGCCCCGCAAGTCAACGTCAAGTTGGCCACGGGTCGGCCCACGGCAGCACTGGCGCCAGACGCGGACGAGCCCCCCTGCAGGACCGGCACAGCCACCTGCTGCGCCAGAATGTTGTAGATCCTGAGGGAAACCACGTGTGGCTTGCCACCATCCGAGCATGTCGAGTCGCCGATCATGAACGGGATGGTGGTTTCCGGATTAAAGGGATTTGGGTAGTTCTGCCCCAGACCCCCAGCCTTGCGCCCTCGGGGCACGCCTGACGACTGCTGCCCCGCCGCATACTTTGGCGTGAACGCACAAAGGGCGAGCACGAGCGCAAGTGCTGCCCAGCGGTTCAACATGTGTACTCCGAGCTAACGAGACAGGATGTTCTTCAAGACTCCTGAAAGGGTGGATGACACTCCGGCACTACATCTTAAATAGTAGGTCCCCGTAGCTGAGGTGTCAAGAATTCGCAACCGTGGAACGATTGAAACGACAGAAAGTTACGCTCCTGGCTCTCGCCCGATCCACACCCGCCCCTCCCCGCGCCTCATCGTGAGCCCCGATCGGTCGCAGTATTCCAACAGCGGGATCACGTACTTGCGGCTCAGCCCCAAGGTCTGACGCAACTCGCTGGGCGCAATGTCGCGCCCCCCTGCAAAGGCGGCGCTGACCTTGTCCAGAATCTGGTTTAATGGTGCAGTCGCATAGTACCTATTTGCTTCGACTTGGACCACAAGCTGTTGTCCGGCCGCAATGCGCAGCATCTCCTCGGTCCCAGGTCCGAACTCGACCGTCAATTCCTCCACCGAGGCCGGTTCCCAACCCTGCACCGCGAGCCGGCTAAGGATATTGGTCAGCGTTACCTGCTGAGCCGGCGCGAGCGAGGGGCGCCACCCCCGCCGACGGACCTCGCCGCCCTCGGTCTCGATCTCGCCAGCTTCGGTCCCCCGCCGGACAAGCAGTTCGACGAACTCGGCGGGCACCAGCAGCCTCGTCCGAAGCTCCTGGAGCGATGCGCCGGGAGCGAGCGGATGCGCCAGGTGGTACGCGTCCAGAAACCCAAGCAGCCGCCTCCCGTCAGCGTCCACCGCATGGGACGCCACGAGCCTTTCGCTCCGTGGCGCGCTGACCGCCGCAGCACCGGCAATCGCCCGTTCGATGTCGCCGGCACCACCCCCTAGGCGTACCCGAAGCGATCCCGCGGGCACGCCTCGCGGACCGGCTTCGCGCAGCAACCAGCGCAGGCGCGCCGCCACGTCCACCTTCGCGGCGTCGAATGGCTTTCCGCGGCGAGGGGCCTGCGCGTCGGTCACGACGCCGCCACCGATCGTAGCCAGCGGCGATGCCGTTCGTAGCACGAACCGGTCGCCCCCCCTGGCCACGACTGGCGCATCGAGCACGAGGCGCACGGGACGCGTCTCTCCGGGTGCCAGGGCGCCGCCGGCAGAGACCACCCGCGCCCCGACCTCCGTCGTGCCGAGGTGAAATCGCACGGCCGTTCGTGGCCCGAGCGATCGAGGAGCGACGGCGAGGAGCGTGGCGTCGGCACGCAGGGCGAGCGTGGGCTCCCACGCCGCATCGGCCACGAGGACATCGCCGCGGTGAAGGTCGGCCACATCCACCCCCGCGAGCGCGATCGCCGTGCGCTGGCCGGGGTACGCGCGGTCGCCCGGCACCCCGTGGTTCTGGATGCCCCGCACGCGAGCCACGCGGCCGGAGGGGAGGATGCGCACCTCCGCATCGCGCGCCAGCGATCCGCTCCATGCCGTGCCCGTAACCACGGTGCCCGTGCCGCGTACGCTGAAGACGCGGTCCACGGGCAGCCGGAAGAGATCGTCGGGGTCCCGGGGTGCGGCGGCACGCACCGCGTCCGCGAGGGCCGATCGCAGCGCCGTAAGGGCCGCGTCGTCCCCCGGTTGTACGCGCACGACCGGCGCACCCTCGAACGCGGTGCCGCGCGCCGACACGCGAAGGTCTTCCTCCACGAGATCGATCCAGTCGGCATCCACCAGGTCGCACTTGGTGAGCGCCACGACACCGCCCCGTAGGTCGAGCAGCTCGAGGATCGCGATGTGCTCGCGCGTTTGCGGACGCACGCCGTCATCGGCCGCCACGACGAGAAGCCCAACGTCGATGCCAGCGGCGCCGGCGAGCATGGTACGCACGAACGCCTCGTGCCCGGGCACGTCCACCACTCCGACGGTGCCGATGCCGTCCAGCACCAGGGGCGCGAACCCGAGTTCGATGGTGATGCCGCGCCGTTTCTCTTCCGGCAGCCGATCGGTGTCGACGCCGGTGAGGGCGCGCACGAGCGTGGTCTTGCCGTGGTCGATGTGCCCAGCCGTGCCGATGATCATGCGCCGCTCCAATCTCCCTGCTCCCACAGTTCGAACGCGCGCAACGGGCGCCCATCGACCACGTGGTGCAGCAGGAATTCGCGCAGCAGGCGTTGGTGGGCACGCGCCGGTGCCGCAGCGAGCGGTTCGGCATCGCCGCCCTCGGTCCATGCGCGGAGGGCCATGCGCGCCTCCGGCGGCATGCGGCGCCCCCCGGAAGCGAGTCGCGCGCACCGCGCGCAGAGGACTCCACCCGAGGCGTGGCTGAACATTGCCGTGGCCTCGTCGTCCAGCGGCGCGTGGCACTCGGCGCAGGCGACGAGCGCCGGGGTGAAGCCAAGAGCCGCGATCACGCGCCAGGCGCCACCGAGGGTGGCATCGAGGGCCCGGTCGGACGCCGCCGTGGCGATGGCGTCGAGCGCACCGGCAATGGCGTCGAACAGCGCGGGATCGGCGTGCTCGGTGGAGAAGTGCAACACCAACTCGGCAATCACCGACGCCCCGGCAAACCGGCCCAGGTCCTCCGCCAACCCGGCGCGCGACCCCACCACGTCGAAGCCGGTGAGTGTGTCGAGGTCCCGGCCGGCCTTGGTGGAGAGCTGCGCGCTGCCCTGCGCGAACAGGTCCAGGGCGGTGCCGAACCGGCGCTGGGAGCGTCGGGCTCCCTTGGCAAGCGCCGACCGAACGCCACCCTCTCGCGTGGCGAGCCGTAGAATGCGCGACGATTCGAGATAGTCGAACGCGTGCAGCACGATGGCGTCGCTCACCAGGAGTGGCATGCCGGAAAGATAATCCGGCATGCCACGCCTTCGCCGTTAAAGCATCACCCGAAAGCCGGCGAGGATGGTACGGCCCGGGGCGAGAAAATTGAACACCGACTGATACCGTGCCCCGGTGAGATTCTGAACACGCAGGGTGAGCGTGGTACCGCGATCGCCGGGCAGTGGGGTAACCGGATACGAAGCGCCCAGGTCCACGCGGAGATACGCCGGCATGGTCACCGCCACCGCAGGATACGGCCTGAAGTCGCGATCGGCCCGTCGTCCCACGTATGCGAACTGCACGTCAACCGACCCGTGCGACGCAGAGACGGCCGATAGGGCGGCATTCCAGCTCGTCGCGGGCCGCCGGATGAGCGGCTGACCGAGGTGATAGAGACCGCCGGTGGTGGTGTCGAACCCGGCAGAGAGCACACGGGTGTCGAGGTGGGTGAATCCGAAGGTGGCCGAGAGGAAATGGACGGGCGCCACGACCACCTCGTATTCCACGCCGGCGGCGCGGGCGCGCGCCACGTTGCAGTAGCTGGACCCGCAGGCGGTGGTACCTCCTGTGTAGTCGATCATGTCGCGGAAGACCTGCGAGAATGCGGTCACGCCGAGCGTGAGGCGTCCAGCCAGCACGGGTTGTTCCACGCCGGCCTCCCAGGCCCCGGCGTGCTCGGGCCGGAGCGACGGATTCCCTGTCACATAGCCGGTGGAGAAGTTTTCGTAGAACGTTGGTGCGCGGAAAGCTGTGCCCACGCTCGCGCGCAGTCGCGTACCCGACGCGGTGATGTAGTTGACCCCGGCGCGGTACGTGCCGAAGGCGCCGAAGTCCCGATTGTCGTCCACGCGCGCACCGGCCACGACGGTGAGGCGCGGCACGGCGGTCCAGAGCGCCTGGACGTACGCCGCGTTGGTGCGGCGAGAGGCCGCGAACGTGGACGAGTAGGGCGAAGCGCCGAACGCGCCCTGCATCTGCGATTGTTCGTCGTCGGCCGTTGCCGTGGCGCCGAGGGTGAGCACGCCACGCCCCTGCGGGTCGCGCAGATTCACCCGCGCGTCGGCGCTCCGGCGCCGGATGTTGTCGAGCGACAGGTACAGATTGTCGTCGAGCGCGTCGGGGTATTGGGTTGTACCGCCCGTGGTCTCGTCCGACGTGAGGCTCACGATGAGCGCGGCCGCGCGCGAGAAGGCGCGTCCGTACGTGGCGCCGAGCACCGTCCGATCACCGGAGTCGTACGTGTTGCTGTCCAGCAGTTCGCCGGCGCTGTTCGTAGGGTAATGGTAGCGAGAATCGGAATAGCGGAGCGTGAGGTGAATGCTGTCGTCCGGATCGGGATCGAGGTTGGCGGCTCCGCTCACCACGGTCTCGGCGAACCGATTATTGAACGCGTATACGCCATCTGTCTGGTGGCGCGCGACGGCGAGGGAATACCCCGCCGTGGCGCCGCCCGTGAGCGGGATGCCGCCCCGCAACGACACCGACGCGTCACCGCTGTGGTACGTTCCCCCCCGTGCCTCGACGCTGACCCGCCGAGGGGTATAGCCGCCACGAGTGAAGATCTGCACCACGCCGCTCACGGCGTCGGCGCCATACAGCACGCTGGCGGGCCCGCGGAGGATCTCAATGCGGTCGACGTTGTCGGTCGTGAGCGTGCTCAGGTCGATCGCACCGCCGGGATCGTTGACCGGCACGCCGTCGATGAGCACTTTGACGTAGTCGCTCTGGCCGCCGCGCAGAAAGAGCGAGGTGGCGCCGCCGAACGAGCCGGTCTGCATGATGGCCGCGCTCGGCGTGCCGAGCAGCGCGTCGGCCACCGACATGATCCCGAGCGCCCGCAGCTGCGCGCCGGTGATGACCGTGACGGATGCCGGCACGTCACGTTCGGCTACGGGCATACGCGTGGCGGTGGTGACCATGGGCGTCACGCGGGCCGTGTCCTGCGCCTGCGCCCGGAGCAGCCCGGGGGTGGCCAGCGCGGCGACGAACGGCGCGAGGAATGAACGAATTCGGGTCATGGATCCCTGGAGGAGGAAGCGGCCGGTGGTGGAGCCGCGCGTGCGCGGCCGCGCAGCGGCACGAGGGCAGGCGCCCCCACGGCGGGATCGCGCGTGACCACGAGTGGCCACCCGTACACGCGCTCGAGGATCTCACCCCGCATGACGTCGTCGGGCGTGCCCGATGACGCGACTGTCCCTTCGTGGAGCAGCACCATCCACTCGGCGAACCGCGCCACGAGGTTCAACTGGTGGCTCACCAGCAGTACCGCCATCCCTTCCCGGGTGAGTTGGCCGAGCAATTCGAATGCTTCCATTTCGTGGGCGATGTCGAGGTACGTGGTCGGTTCGTCGAGCACCAGGGATTCCCCGCCTTGGGCGAGGGCGCGCGCGATCCGCACGCGCTGCCACTCGCCGCCCGACAGCGTGTCCACCTCGCGATCGAGCAACGCGCCGACGCCGGCCAGCGCCACCCCGCGTGCGATCGCCTCGCGGTCGGCAGCCACGCTGCCGCGCCATGCGCCGCGGTAGGGAAAGCGCCCGAGCGCCACGTAGTCGCTCACCGGCGTGGGAAACGCCAGCTCCTCGCGCTGCGTGACCACGGCCACCTGGCGAGCGACTTCCTGACGCGACAGGCCGGCCGCGTCGCGCCCATCGACCGTGATGCGCCCCGAACGGAGCGGCTGGCGACCGAGCAGCGCGCGCACCAGTGTGCTCTTGCCGCTGCCGTTCGGTCCGACGATCGCAGTCATGCGACCGCGGGTTGCGTCGAAACTCACGTCGTGCACCGCGTCGCGCTCGGCGTCGCGATAACGGACGACCACGCGTTCGAAGGCAATCACCGGAGCCTCCGCAGTTGGACGAGGAAGAACGGCACGCCGATGATCGCGGTCACCGCACCGAGCGGCAGCTCGGCTGGCGGCAGCGCGGTGCGCGCCGCGACATCCGCCGCCACCACGAGCGCGGCGCCGACGAGCGCGCTCCCCAGGATGACGCCGCGCTGGGCCCCGACGCCCAGCCGCCGCGCGATGTGCGGCACGACGAGCCCCACGAACCCCACCAGCCCGGCAGCCGCGACCGTTGCCGCGGCGAGAAGCGACGCCACGAGATACACCCGGCGTGCCGCGCGATCGGCATCCAATCCGAGACCGGCCGCCGCCTCCTCGCCGAGCGCCAGAATGTCGATCTCGCGCCCCCAGCCAACGAGCAGCGCACCGCCACCGGCCACGTATGCAGCCAGCCATCCCACCTGGGACCAGGTCGCGTCGCTCACCGAACCCATCATCCACCACAGCGCGCCCCGCATGACGTTCGGATTGGCGTTGGCTAGGAGGAGCATGATCGCGGCATTGGCGAACGCACCGACGATCACACCGGCCATGAGCAGCACGCGGGCATCGCCCCGACCCGGAACCGCGTGAGCGACCGCGAACGCCACCGTCACCGCCACCACCGCTCCGGCGAATGCAGCCAGGGGCACGAACCCTGCCCCGGCGCCGAGCGCGACGGCGATCACGGCCCCCACGGCGGCGCCCCCGGACACGCCCAACAGATACGGCTCGGCCAGCGGGTTGCGCATCACGCCTTGGAGCGACGCGCCGCTCATACCGAGTCCCGCACCCACGAGCACGGCCAGCGCCACGCGCGGAACGCGCAGCACGCGCACGATCGTTACCACGTTGGGGTCCCCCTGTCCCAACAGCGCGCGGAACGATTCGTCGAGCGTGAGGCGCACGCTCCCCAGCGCGACGCCGAGCAGCGCGAACAACACCAGGACGCCGGCCGCCGCCGTCCACCGCCACGCGCGGCGGGTCACGGATGGATCCCCGGATGCAGCAGGCGGGCGAGCGAGACGGCGGCCGCGCCGAGCACGACCGACGGGCGTCCGACCACCGTGGTGTCGAACGCCAGTACGCGCCCCTGTCGTACGGCGCGCAGCGCGCGCCAGCGCGGATCGGCGAGTATGCGCGCCCGCATCTCCGGGCTCGTCAGCACGACGTCGGGATCGCGGGCCACAACGTCTTCCAGCGTCACCGTTGGCGACGGGGCCGCGACGTCGGCATAGATGTTCCG
Protein-coding sequences here:
- the selB gene encoding selenocysteine-specific translation elongation factor; translated protein: MIIGTAGHIDHGKTTLVRALTGVDTDRLPEEKRRGITIELGFAPLVLDGIGTVGVVDVPGHEAFVRTMLAGAAGIDVGLLVVAADDGVRPQTREHIAILELLDLRGGVVALTKCDLVDADWIDLVEEDLRVSARGTAFEGAPVVRVQPGDDAALTALRSALADAVRAAAPRDPDDLFRLPVDRVFSVRGTGTVVTGTAWSGSLARDAEVRILPSGRVARVRGIQNHGVPGDRAYPGQRTAIALAGVDVADLHRGDVLVADAAWEPTLALRADATLLAVAPRSLGPRTAVRFHLGTTEVGARVVSAGGALAPGETRPVRLVLDAPVVARGGDRFVLRTASPLATIGGGVVTDAQAPRRGKPFDAAKVDVAARLRWLLREAGPRGVPAGSLRVRLGGGAGDIERAIAGAAAVSAPRSERLVASHAVDADGRRLLGFLDAYHLAHPLAPGASLQELRTRLLVPAEFVELLVRRGTEAGEIETEGGEVRRRGWRPSLAPAQQVTLTNILSRLAVQGWEPASVEELTVEFGPGTEEMLRIAAGQQLVVQVEANRYYATAPLNQILDKVSAAFAGGRDIAPSELRQTLGLSRKYVIPLLEYCDRSGLTMRRGEGRVWIGREPGA
- the recO gene encoding DNA repair protein RecO, whose product is MPDYLSGMPLLVSDAIVLHAFDYLESSRILRLATREGGVRSALAKGARRSQRRFGTALDLFAQGSAQLSTKAGRDLDTLTGFDVVGSRAGLAEDLGRFAGASVIAELVLHFSTEHADPALFDAIAGALDAIATAASDRALDATLGGAWRVIAALGFTPALVACAECHAPLDDEATAMFSHASGGVLCARCARLASGGRRMPPEARMALRAWTEGGDAEPLAAAPARAHQRLLREFLLHHVVDGRPLRAFELWEQGDWSGA
- a CDS encoding TonB-dependent receptor, whose translation is MTRIRSFLAPFVAALATPGLLRAQAQDTARVTPMVTTATRMPVAERDVPASVTVITGAQLRALGIMSVADALLGTPSAAIMQTGSFGGATSLFLRGGQSDYVKVLIDGVPVNDPGGAIDLSTLTTDNVDRIEILRGPASVLYGADAVSGVVQIFTRGGYTPRRVSVEARGGTYHSGDASVSLRGGIPLTGGATAGYSLAVARHQTDGVYAFNNRFAETVVSGAANLDPDPDDSIHLTLRYSDSRYHYPTNSAGELLDSNTYDSGDRTVLGATYGRAFSRAAALIVSLTSDETTGGTTQYPDALDDNLYLSLDNIRRRSADARVNLRDPQGRGVLTLGATATADDEQSQMQGAFGASPYSSTFAASRRTNAAYVQALWTAVPRLTVVAGARVDDNRDFGAFGTYRAGVNYITASGTRLRASVGTAFRAPTFYENFSTGYVTGNPSLRPEHAGAWEAGVEQPVLAGRLTLGVTAFSQVFRDMIDYTGGTTACGSSYCNVARARAAGVEYEVVVAPVHFLSATFGFTHLDTRVLSAGFDTTTGGLYHLGQPLIRRPATSWNAALSAVSASHGSVDVQFAYVGRRADRDFRPYPAVAVTMPAYLRVDLGASYPVTPLPGDRGTTLTLRVQNLTGARYQSVFNFLAPGRTILAGFRVML
- a CDS encoding ABC transporter ATP-binding protein, with translation MIAFERVVVRYRDAERDAVHDVSFDATRGRMTAIVGPNGSGKSTLVRALLGRQPLRSGRITVDGRDAAGLSRQEVARQVAVVTQREELAFPTPVSDYVALGRFPYRGAWRGSVAADREAIARGVALAGVGALLDREVDTLSGGEWQRVRIARALAQGGESLVLDEPTTYLDIAHEMEAFELLGQLTREGMAVLLVSHQLNLVARFAEWMVLLHEGTVASSGTPDDVMRGEILERVYGWPLVVTRDPAVGAPALVPLRGRARAAPPPAASSSRDP
- a CDS encoding iron ABC transporter permease encodes the protein MTRRAWRWTAAAGVLVLFALLGVALGSVRLTLDESFRALLGQGDPNVVTIVRVLRVPRVALAVLVGAGLGMSGASLQGVMRNPLAEPYLLGVSGGAAVGAVIAVALGAGAGFVPLAAFAGAVVAVTVAFAVAHAVPGRGDARVLLMAGVIVGAFANAAIMLLLANANPNVMRGALWWMMGSVSDATWSQVGWLAAYVAGGGALLVGWGREIDILALGEEAAAGLGLDADRAARRVYLVASLLAAATVAAAGLVGFVGLVVPHIARRLGVGAQRGVILGSALVGAALVVAADVAARTALPPAELPLGAVTAIIGVPFFLVQLRRLR